The following are encoded together in the Daucus carota subsp. sativus chromosome 5, DH1 v3.0, whole genome shotgun sequence genome:
- the LOC135152674 gene encoding uncharacterized protein LOC135152674 has translation MASGSNSNYVMCWLYYDGNIISNSVIGSTYDKDPIRFVKLLFNLKFGGLLDLLYAKLFIDPSMYKLKLLRRVLNTTTNKFVVAPIVDDDDVEYMFESLDGSGSKVHVELYVEKISIDTVQNSNDVVQCSKTGESSKNTSTSHNSQSVQGENTSSSSTSRSLYMSRVDSEGNSRGSSEFRDDDIPYYRSFDGSSMVISYKEPIMQKVGDLHNPAELTRGMVFKTKEELLEVVKRVHIANHQEFKVVRSDPLTWDLECKLATTGCRWKLRARKRATHSCFEIMSTKGPHTCLNQSISQDHHNLNSTNIAQIITGLIAADPSVSDKVLVSTIVKEFGYTPSKKKVRDARRIATNTVYGSWEQSYQKLPLFLNALQISNPGTQIDWYFKEHDMRQPISEVVRFKRVFWTFQPCIDAFAHCIPVLQIDGTHLYGKYGGVLLTATAIDGFYHLLPVAFAIVEGENVGSWTWFMVRLRRVVVAERTRVCVISDRHAGIISAMNNPAVGWCEPLGHHRFCVRHLAANFAKKFKKINLKDRVVAMCSQLTVAKSNLHWNALLAVEPRADEWFSEINPIQSTLAYDGGKRYGIMTTNMAESWNNAIKASRKLPITALVTSLFYKVVSYFDQRRVEIEKQSINGNEFTKHANQILAKWIKRASGHHVRLFDRNTLVFEVTTMKHGQKGGNKQIVQLHDHICTCNKWQTYHIPCSHVLACCANVGLQYTSFIDDCYKLENARKVYAGHFQPILNQSDWPSLIGFPLVLHDDENITKKAGRRKSTRYKNEMDYQALGKGKGTSCSGASSSIP, from the exons ATGGCTTCTGGTTCTAATTCAAATTATGTGATGTGTTGGTTGTATTATGATGGTAACATTATCAGTAATAGTGTTATTGGTTCTACGTACGATAAAGATCCTATTCGATTTGTGAAGTTGCTCTTCAATTTGAAGTTTGGAGGATTATTGGATCTTTTGTATGCAAAATTGTTTATTGATCCGAGTATGTACAAGTTGAAACTGCTGCGTAGAGTTTTAAATACTACGACAAACAAGTTTGTTGTTGCTCCaattgttgatgatgatgacgttGAGTATATGTTCGAATCTTTAGATGGTTCGGGTAGTAAGGTTCATGTGGAGCTTTATGTGGAAAAGATTTCAATTGATACGGTCCAAAATTCGAATGATGTGGTTCAATGTTCGAAAACGGGTGAAAGTTCTAAAAATACTTCAACTTCACACAACTCACAAAGTGTGCAAGGTGAGAATACTTCAAGCAGTAGTACAAGTAGGTCACTATATATGTCTCGGGTAGATAGTGAAGGCAACTCAAGAGGAAGTAGTGAGTTTAGAGATGATGATATACCTTATTATAGGTCATTTGATGGCTCGTCAATGGTAATTTCATATAAGGAGCCAATTATGCAAAAGGTTGGTGATCTGCATAATCCAGCAGAGTTGACAAGGGGAATGGTATTTAAGACAAAAGAGGAGTTGTTGGAGGTGGTAAAGCGTGTTCATATAGCCAATCATCAAGAGTTCAAAGTGGTAAGGTCTGATCCATTGACTTGGGATTTGGAATGCAAATTGGCAACAACAGGTTGTCGATGGAAGTTGAGGGCCAGAAAGAGGGCAACACATAgttgttttgaaattatgtCCACTAAGGGACCGCACACTTGTCTCAATCAGTCTATATCACAAGATCATCACAATTTGAATTCTACAAATATTGCACAAATCATTACTGGCCTTATAGCTGCAGATCCTTCAGTTTCAGATAAGGTGTTAGTGTCTACCATTGTGAAGGAATTTGGTTATACACCATCAAAGAAGAAGGTTAGAGATGCAAGAAGGATTGCTACTAATACAGTTTATGGGTCTTGGGAGCAGTCGTATCAGAAACTTCCTTTGTTTTTAAATGCTCTACAGATTTCCAATCCTGGCACACAGATTGATTGGTACTTCAAGGAGCATGACATGAGACAGCCTATATCTGAG GTGGTGAGATTCAAGCGAGTCTTTTGGACATTCCAGCCTTGCATAGATGCATTTGCACACTGCATACCGGTACTTCAGATTGACGGTACACATCTATATGGAAAGTATGGTGGGGTCTTGCTTACAGCTACAGCGATTGATGGCTTCTACCACCTTCTTCCGGTTGCTTTTGCCATTGTCGAGGGGGAAAATGTAGGAAGCTGGACTTGGTTCATGGTGAGATTGAGAAGGGTAGTAGTTGCAGAGCGAACAAGAGTGTGCGTCATTTCTGATAGACACGCGGGAATCATTTCTGCTATGAACAACCCTGCAGTTGGTTGGTGTGAGCCACTTGGGCATCATAGATTTTGTGTGAGACACCTAGCAGCTAACTTTGCCAAGAAGTTCAAGAAAATCAATTTGAAGGATAGGGTGGTTGCAATGTGTAGCCAATTAACTGTGGCCAAGTCAAATTTGCATTGGAATGCATTATTGGCAGTTGAGCCAAGAGCTGATGAGTGGTTTAGTGAAATCAACCCAATACAGTCTACTTTGGCATATGATGGAGGCAAGAGATATGGTATCATGACCACGAACATGGCTGAAAGTTGGAACAATGCCATTAAAGCTTCGAGAAAACTCCCGATCACTGCATTAGTTACTTCCTTATTTTATAAGGTGGTTAGCTACTTTGACCAACGCAGGGTGGAGATTGAGAAACAAAGCATTAATGGGAATGAGTTCACCAAACATGCAAATCAGATTCTTGCCAAATGGATAAAGCGTGCAAGTGGACATCATGTGAGATTGTTTGATAGGAATACTTTGGTATTTGAGGTTACTACAATGAAACATGGTCAAAAGGGTGGGAACAAACAAATTGTGCAAttacatgatcacatttgcacTTGTAACAAGTGGCAAACATATCATATTCCATGTTCCCATGTACTTGCATGTTGTGCTAATGTAGGATTGCAATACACAAGCTTCATAGATGACTGTTACAAGCTAGAGAATGCAAGAAAAGTTTATGCAGGGCACTTTCAACCAATCTTAAATCAGAGTGACTGGCCTTCATTGATAGGTTTTCCATTGGTGTTGCATGATGATGAGAACATTACAAAAAAAGCGGGGCGAAGGAAGTCAACAAGGTACAAGAATGAAATGGATTATCAAGCACTGGGAAAAGGCAAAGGAACTTCTTGTAGCGGAGCTTCATCAAGTATTCCATAG